The following are encoded together in the Pseudodesulfovibrio indicus genome:
- the gcvPA gene encoding aminomethyl-transferring glycine dehydrogenase subunit GcvPA, translating to MPFVPHTEDEVREMLATIGVDSVEDLFAEISADMRPKSFDLPEGLSEMEVLSRLEAMAAKNATNSVSFLGAGFYDHYIPAAVDALTMRGEFYTAYTPYQPEASQGTLQAIFEYQTAVTRLLGMECANASVYDGGTALYEALMMAVRKTKRRKIVVSEALNPIYRVMLGSYTSNLDLEFVTVPHRDGMTDIDGLKQAIDDSTAAVLVQNPNFFGSINDFTELFAAAKAAKAVSVISAYPVLQTLLKTPGAMGADVAVAEGQSLGLPLSFGGPYLGIMTCTKGMVRQMPGRIVGRTNDSQGRTGYVLTLQAREQHIRRQKATSNICSNQSLCALRALVHMCALGELGMKRAARVSVERAHICAEKLTAIPGVKMLTKGAFGNEFAVTLPVNAFEVIAKLTERGFVPGFPLGRYFDGLENGLLVACTEKTSEEQIGIFAEMLRGALK from the coding sequence ATGCCGTTCGTACCGCACACCGAAGACGAAGTGCGCGAGATGCTCGCCACCATCGGCGTGGACTCCGTGGAGGATCTCTTCGCCGAGATCAGCGCGGACATGCGCCCCAAAAGTTTCGATCTCCCCGAAGGCCTCAGCGAGATGGAAGTCCTCTCCCGGCTGGAGGCCATGGCCGCCAAGAACGCCACCAACAGCGTGAGCTTCCTGGGCGCGGGGTTCTATGACCACTACATCCCGGCCGCCGTGGACGCGCTGACCATGCGCGGCGAGTTCTACACCGCCTACACCCCCTACCAGCCCGAAGCGTCCCAGGGCACCCTCCAGGCCATCTTCGAATACCAGACCGCCGTGACCCGACTGCTCGGCATGGAGTGCGCCAACGCCTCGGTCTACGACGGCGGCACCGCCCTGTACGAGGCCCTGATGATGGCCGTGCGCAAGACCAAGCGGCGCAAGATCGTGGTCTCCGAGGCGCTGAACCCCATCTACCGGGTGATGCTCGGCTCCTACACCTCCAACCTGGACCTGGAGTTCGTCACCGTGCCGCATAGGGACGGCATGACCGACATCGACGGCCTCAAGCAGGCCATCGACGACTCCACCGCCGCGGTGCTGGTCCAGAACCCGAACTTCTTCGGATCCATCAACGACTTCACCGAGCTGTTCGCCGCGGCCAAGGCGGCCAAGGCCGTGTCCGTGATCTCCGCCTACCCGGTGCTCCAGACCCTGCTCAAGACCCCCGGCGCCATGGGCGCGGACGTGGCCGTGGCCGAAGGCCAGTCCCTCGGCCTGCCGCTCTCCTTCGGCGGCCCGTACCTGGGGATCATGACCTGCACCAAGGGGATGGTCCGGCAGATGCCCGGCCGCATCGTGGGCCGGACCAACGACAGCCAGGGCCGCACCGGCTACGTGCTCACCCTCCAGGCCCGCGAGCAGCACATCCGCCGCCAGAAGGCCACGTCCAACATCTGCTCCAACCAGTCCCTGTGCGCCCTGCGCGCCCTGGTCCACATGTGCGCCCTGGGCGAGCTGGGCATGAAGCGGGCCGCCCGCGTTTCCGTGGAGCGGGCCCACATCTGCGCGGAGAAGCTGACCGCCATCCCTGGCGTGAAGATGCTGACCAAGGGCGCATTCGGCAACGAGTTCGCCGTGACCCTGCCGGTCAACGCCTTCGAGGTCATCGCCAAGCTGACCGAGCGCGGCTTCGTCCCCGGCTTCCCCCTGGGCCGCTACTTCGACGGACTGGAAAACGGCCTGCTGGTGGCCTGCACGGAAAAGACCAGCGAAGAACAGATCGGCATATTCGCCGAGATGCTGCGAGGTGCGCTGAAATGA
- the gcvPB gene encoding aminomethyl-transferring glycine dehydrogenase subunit GcvPB, whose amino-acid sequence MKTIYEKSVAGREGCWPCEGMAEEAYIPKELLRDGDIGLPSASELDVVRHFTRLSQRNYGVDGNFYPLGSCTMKYNPKFTEVVAAMPGFTRLHPVLPQLRGAGGLCQGALQVMYDTENLLSEITGMAAFTLHPMAGAHGELTGVMLMAAYHKDRGNKKTKVIVPDSAHGTNPASAAIAGYDVVSVESKDGIVDPAALAEVLDDEVAGMMMTCPNTLGLFEKNLPEIVRMLRKVDALLYYDGANLNAIMGKMRVGDVGFDIVHLNLHKTFATPHGGGGPGSGPVGVSEKLVPFLPISRVAKREDGRYFLDYDQPKSIGYVAPFYGNFGVYLKAYAYILRLGGPGLTRATENAVLAANYMRARLSGHFEVPYDRICMHEFVASAAPQAKKGVHALDFAKGLLDKGYHAPTVYFPLIVPEAIMIEPTETENKETLDQFCDDLIELAGLVDTNPEVLTSAPVTLPVTRLDETKAARAMELTDDL is encoded by the coding sequence ATGAAGACCATCTATGAGAAATCCGTAGCCGGGCGCGAGGGCTGCTGGCCCTGCGAAGGCATGGCCGAAGAGGCCTACATTCCCAAGGAACTGCTGCGCGACGGCGACATCGGCCTGCCGTCCGCCTCCGAGCTGGACGTGGTCCGCCACTTCACCAGGCTCTCCCAGCGCAACTACGGCGTGGACGGCAACTTCTATCCCCTTGGGTCGTGCACCATGAAGTACAACCCCAAGTTCACCGAAGTGGTCGCCGCCATGCCCGGCTTCACCCGGCTGCACCCGGTCCTGCCCCAGCTGCGCGGCGCGGGCGGGCTGTGCCAGGGCGCGCTCCAGGTGATGTACGACACCGAGAACCTGCTCTCCGAGATCACCGGCATGGCCGCCTTCACCCTGCACCCCATGGCCGGGGCGCACGGCGAGCTGACCGGCGTCATGCTCATGGCCGCCTACCACAAGGACCGGGGCAACAAGAAGACCAAGGTCATCGTCCCCGACTCCGCCCACGGCACCAACCCGGCGTCCGCCGCCATCGCGGGCTACGACGTGGTCTCGGTGGAGTCCAAGGACGGCATCGTGGACCCGGCGGCCCTGGCCGAAGTGCTGGACGACGAGGTCGCGGGCATGATGATGACCTGCCCCAACACCCTGGGGCTGTTCGAGAAGAACCTGCCGGAAATCGTCAGGATGCTGCGCAAGGTCGACGCCCTGCTCTACTACGACGGCGCGAACCTGAACGCCATCATGGGCAAGATGCGCGTGGGCGACGTGGGCTTCGACATCGTGCACCTCAACCTGCACAAGACCTTCGCCACCCCGCACGGCGGCGGCGGTCCCGGCTCCGGCCCGGTGGGCGTGTCCGAGAAGCTCGTCCCGTTCCTGCCCATCTCCCGCGTGGCCAAGCGCGAGGACGGCCGCTACTTCCTGGACTACGACCAGCCGAAATCCATCGGCTACGTGGCCCCGTTCTACGGCAACTTCGGCGTGTACCTGAAGGCCTACGCCTACATCCTGCGCCTCGGCGGACCGGGCCTGACCCGCGCCACCGAGAACGCGGTCCTGGCCGCCAACTACATGCGCGCCCGCCTCTCCGGCCACTTCGAAGTCCCCTATGATCGCATCTGCATGCACGAGTTCGTGGCCTCGGCCGCTCCCCAGGCCAAAAAGGGCGTGCACGCCCTGGACTTCGCCAAAGGGCTGCTCGACAAGGGATACCACGCGCCCACGGTCTACTTCCCGCTCATCGTCCCCGAGGCGATCATGATCGAGCCCACCGAGACCGAGAACAAGGAGACCCTGGACCAATTCTGCGACGACCTCATCGAGCTGGCCGGGCTGGTGGACACCAACCCCGAAGTCCTGACCTCGGCCCCGGTCACCCTGCCCGTAACCCGGCTGGACGAGACCAAGGCCGCCCGCGCCATGGAGCTGACCGATGACTTATGA
- a CDS encoding dihydrolipoyl dehydrogenase family protein: MTYDLVVIGAGPGGFDAAVEAARLGLSVALVEKDFLGGTCLNRGCIPTKLWLGATSVLEELHNQSRMKVASGEVTVDFAALQSRVQKHLAGTRKAMAMQLKKLGVELVEGFGKLGGDHLVTVETAEGEVSLEYKKLVIATGSKPIFFPGLEPDNDCVLDSDMFLSMESMPESLIVVGAGFIGLEMAQVAHRFGAKVAVVDAMDRVAPLEDPEVSKALGAVFKRWKWDVRLEERVAGVLTRDGKAELTFQSGDKLTADKALVAVGRGPVTQGIGLEEAGIEMLFNQIQVDDYLMAAPDIYAIGDANGHIQLAHAASHQAHYVALHAAGRTEAPYAAGPVPSVLYGAPEAMRVGTMENEAFLQDYDTTEVSVAQLAANPMAQAHAATQGFVKVVWSGGRVVGVTGVGHDVSRLVTPATLIVQQGWTEEDVHKTIFPHPSLDEALLMALTAERKKVQ, from the coding sequence ATGACTTATGATCTGGTGGTCATCGGGGCCGGTCCCGGCGGCTTTGACGCCGCCGTGGAGGCGGCCCGCCTCGGCCTGTCCGTGGCCCTGGTGGAGAAGGACTTCCTGGGCGGCACCTGCCTGAACCGGGGGTGCATCCCGACCAAGCTCTGGCTGGGCGCGACCTCGGTCCTCGAGGAGCTGCACAACCAGTCGCGCATGAAGGTCGCCTCCGGCGAGGTGACCGTGGACTTCGCGGCCCTCCAGTCCAGGGTGCAGAAGCACCTGGCCGGGACGCGCAAGGCCATGGCCATGCAGCTCAAGAAGCTCGGCGTGGAGCTGGTCGAAGGATTCGGCAAACTCGGCGGCGACCACCTGGTAACGGTTGAAACCGCCGAGGGCGAGGTCTCCCTGGAATACAAGAAGCTGGTCATCGCCACCGGGTCCAAGCCGATCTTCTTCCCGGGCCTTGAGCCCGACAACGACTGCGTGCTCGATTCCGACATGTTCCTGTCCATGGAGTCCATGCCCGAGTCCCTGATCGTGGTCGGCGCGGGCTTCATCGGCCTGGAGATGGCCCAGGTGGCCCACCGGTTCGGCGCCAAGGTCGCCGTGGTGGACGCCATGGACCGCGTGGCCCCGCTGGAGGACCCGGAGGTCTCCAAGGCGCTGGGCGCGGTCTTCAAGCGCTGGAAATGGGACGTGCGGCTGGAGGAACGCGTGGCGGGCGTGCTGACCCGCGACGGCAAGGCCGAGCTGACCTTCCAGTCCGGCGACAAGCTGACCGCGGACAAAGCGCTGGTCGCCGTGGGACGCGGTCCGGTCACCCAGGGCATCGGCCTGGAGGAAGCGGGCATCGAGATGCTCTTCAACCAGATCCAGGTGGACGACTATCTGATGGCCGCGCCGGACATCTACGCCATCGGCGACGCCAACGGCCACATCCAGCTGGCCCACGCCGCTTCGCACCAGGCCCACTACGTGGCCCTGCACGCGGCTGGCAGGACCGAGGCGCCCTACGCCGCCGGTCCGGTGCCGAGCGTGCTCTACGGCGCTCCCGAGGCCATGCGCGTGGGCACCATGGAGAACGAGGCGTTCCTGCAGGACTACGACACCACGGAGGTCTCCGTGGCCCAGCTCGCGGCCAACCCCATGGCCCAGGCCCACGCGGCCACCCAGGGGTTCGTCAAGGTGGTCTGGTCCGGCGGCAGGGTGGTGGGCGTCACCGGCGTTGGACACGACGTGTCCAGGCTGGTCACCCCCGCGACCCTCATCGTCCAGCAGGGCTGGACCGAGGAGGACGTGCACAAGACCATCTTCCCCCACCCCTCCCTGGACGAGGCCCTGCTCATGGCGCTCACTGCGGAAAGGAAAAAAGTGCAATGA
- a CDS encoding YhcH/YjgK/YiaL family protein: MIIDILDNADLYAGLNPRFPAAFAFLRRADLAELPEGRHDLEDGLYAMIAKGPGRKVEDALIETHDHYIDLAYLVSGVDRIGWKPRRDLGPTMEAPDPRSDVAFYADAPTHWSEVGPGMIAAYFPEDAHMPMIGDNEMHKIVVKIRI, translated from the coding sequence ATGATCATCGACATCCTCGACAACGCGGACCTGTACGCCGGGTTGAACCCCCGCTTTCCCGCGGCCTTCGCCTTCCTGCGCAGGGCGGACCTGGCCGAACTCCCGGAGGGCCGCCACGACCTTGAAGACGGCCTCTACGCCATGATCGCCAAGGGGCCTGGCCGCAAGGTCGAGGACGCGCTCATCGAGACGCACGACCACTACATCGATCTCGCCTACCTCGTCAGCGGCGTAGACCGCATCGGCTGGAAACCGAGGCGCGACCTCGGCCCGACCATGGAGGCCCCGGACCCGCGAAGCGACGTGGCCTTCTACGCCGACGCGCCCACCCACTGGAGCGAAGTCGGGCCGGGCATGATCGCCGCCTATTTCCCGGAGGACGCGCACATGCCCATGATCGGGGACAACGAGATGCACAAGATCGTGGTCAAGATACGGATCTAG
- a CDS encoding rhodanese-like domain-containing protein, with product MSEQTTHYENKLRWEIDSWDLSEARGNGEKVVVIDARGTTAFEAEHIPGAVSLPHRTMTRESTAGFDRDTLYVTYCDGIGCNASTKGALNMARLGFTVKELIGGLDWWKRDGYPTEKGTGPAPVGCAC from the coding sequence ATGAGCGAACAGACGACGCACTACGAAAACAAGCTCCGCTGGGAGATCGATTCCTGGGATTTGAGCGAGGCGCGCGGGAACGGCGAAAAGGTCGTGGTCATCGACGCGCGGGGAACAACGGCTTTCGAGGCCGAGCACATCCCCGGGGCCGTGAGCCTGCCCCACCGGACCATGACCCGGGAGAGTACGGCGGGATTCGACCGCGACACCCTCTACGTCACCTACTGCGACGGCATCGGCTGCAACGCCTCCACCAAGGGGGCGTTGAACATGGCCCGCCTCGGCTTCACCGTGAAGGAGCTGATCGGCGGCCTGGACTGGTGGAAGCGGGACGGCTATCCCACGGAAAAGGGAACCGGCCCGGCCCCCGTCGGCTGCGCCTGCTGA
- a CDS encoding chloride channel protein, giving the protein MPADRGEPLFLKLRRPNVRFLFLAVLIGGLAGYGAVLFKLILKYMQWVFYRNTGDWLTFAESVPLWMKIAMPTVGGLVVGLVVSFFASEAKGHGVPEVMQAIALRGGRIRKRVAAAKIFASAVTIGSGGSVGREGPMVQIGASIGSSVGQFFHVPSAHMKTMVGCGAAAGIAATFNAPIAGVLFALEIIIGDFGVMQFSPVVLSSVMATAISRYYFGDFPHFDIPSYSIVSLWEYLCYPVLGVVTGFVALAFTNSLYWLEDRSDALPIPEWPKPAIGGAALGAIFAIFPQVFGVGYGAMNQALINQVPFQLMLVLVLVKIAASSVTLGSGGSGGIFAPSLFMGCMTGGAFGYVVHWLFPLHTALPGAYALVAMGGVVAGTTYAPITAILIIFEMTSDYSIILPLMLTCITATVMNSTIQRASIYTTKLLRRGIDIEAGRERHLLSHMLVKEVMTRDFVTIPQSMSLSSLIWTFKTQNAPYLHVMDEEGRLTGIISFRDLRAVLNEDGLEDLLIAQDLATPNPVTVTTDDTLQDALDKITHRGVSQLPVLSTEKQPKLVGTLTELAIDAAYNSATVRAELDEDGNLGR; this is encoded by the coding sequence ATGCCTGCAGACAGAGGTGAACCGCTTTTTCTCAAGCTCAGGCGGCCCAATGTCCGGTTCCTGTTCCTGGCGGTGCTCATAGGCGGCCTGGCCGGGTACGGGGCGGTCCTGTTCAAGCTGATCCTCAAATACATGCAGTGGGTGTTCTACCGGAACACCGGCGACTGGCTGACCTTTGCCGAGTCCGTGCCGCTGTGGATGAAGATCGCCATGCCCACGGTCGGCGGCCTGGTGGTCGGCCTGGTGGTCAGCTTCTTCGCTTCCGAGGCCAAGGGGCACGGCGTGCCCGAGGTCATGCAGGCCATCGCGCTCAGGGGCGGGCGCATCCGTAAAAGGGTGGCGGCGGCCAAGATCTTCGCCTCCGCCGTGACCATCGGCTCGGGCGGCTCCGTGGGCCGCGAGGGGCCCATGGTCCAGATCGGCGCGTCCATCGGTTCTTCCGTCGGCCAGTTCTTCCACGTGCCGAGCGCGCACATGAAGACCATGGTCGGGTGCGGCGCGGCGGCGGGCATTGCGGCCACCTTCAACGCGCCCATCGCCGGGGTGCTCTTCGCCCTGGAGATCATCATCGGCGACTTCGGGGTCATGCAGTTTTCGCCCGTGGTCCTGTCCTCGGTCATGGCCACGGCCATTTCCCGCTATTATTTCGGTGACTTTCCCCATTTCGACATTCCGTCCTATTCCATCGTCTCCCTGTGGGAGTACCTCTGCTACCCGGTGCTGGGCGTGGTCACCGGCTTCGTGGCCCTGGCCTTCACCAACAGCCTGTACTGGCTGGAGGACCGGTCCGACGCACTGCCCATCCCGGAGTGGCCCAAGCCCGCCATCGGCGGCGCGGCCCTGGGCGCGATCTTCGCGATCTTTCCCCAGGTCTTCGGCGTGGGCTACGGGGCCATGAACCAGGCCCTGATCAACCAGGTCCCGTTCCAGCTCATGCTGGTCCTCGTCCTGGTCAAGATAGCGGCCTCGTCGGTGACCCTCGGCTCGGGCGGTTCGGGCGGCATCTTCGCGCCCAGCCTGTTCATGGGGTGCATGACCGGCGGCGCGTTCGGCTACGTGGTCCATTGGCTCTTTCCGCTGCACACGGCCCTGCCGGGGGCCTACGCCCTGGTGGCCATGGGCGGCGTGGTGGCGGGCACGACCTATGCGCCCATCACCGCCATCCTGATCATCTTCGAGATGACCTCGGACTATTCCATCATCCTGCCGCTCATGCTGACCTGCATCACGGCCACGGTCATGAATTCCACCATCCAGCGCGCCTCCATCTACACCACCAAGCTGCTCAGGCGCGGCATCGACATCGAGGCCGGGCGGGAGCGCCACCTGCTCTCGCACATGCTGGTCAAGGAGGTCATGACCCGCGACTTCGTGACCATCCCGCAGTCCATGTCCCTTTCGAGCCTCATCTGGACCTTCAAGACCCAGAACGCGCCGTACCTGCACGTCATGGACGAGGAGGGCAGGCTGACCGGGATCATCTCCTTCCGCGACCTGCGCGCCGTGCTCAACGAGGACGGACTGGAGGACCTGCTCATCGCCCAGGACCTGGCCACGCCCAACCCGGTGACCGTGACCACGGACGACACCCTTCAGGATGCGCTGGACAAGATCACGCACCGGGGCGTATCCCAGCTCCCGGTCCTGTCCACCGAGAAGCAGCCGAAGCTGGTGGGTACCCTGACCGAGCTGGCCATCGACGCGGCCTACAATTCTGCCACGGTCCGGGCGGAGCTCGACGAGGACGGCAACCTGGGCCGGTAG
- a CDS encoding serine dehydratase subunit alpha family protein, giving the protein MSFTVKDVLSIQVAPALGCTEPVAIALGAAAAVSLLPGGEFDSLEVAVDPNVYKNGLAVSIPGAGGLSGLDTAAALGAVGGNPSLRLEVLQTVTDEHVKTARKALADNKVTVSLIRDHHGLLIRSKAVRGDDVAESVIEGLHDNIVSLTLNGKPVESPLVRVREAGAPSPVAAMEAWLKTLSLNELMAMTGELDDDDFAFLQEGVNVNMRLAEQGLKYGLGLGVGKTLERLCRQGLIKKDMMLAARILASAAADARMSGASLPAMSSAGSGNHGLTAILPIWAVKDYVEGVETRDVLEAVALSHIVTAYVKAHTGRLSAICGCSVAAGAGATAGITYLLGGDAKHIAGAIKNLLEDLAGIICDGAKTGCALKLATAAGTAVQAALFSLQGVNVHHTDGIIGLSSEDTMRNVGTLAVDGMIQTDQTILQIMLEKRFSDV; this is encoded by the coding sequence ATGAGCTTCACGGTCAAGGACGTTCTCTCCATCCAAGTCGCCCCGGCGCTCGGCTGCACCGAGCCGGTGGCCATCGCCCTGGGCGCGGCCGCTGCCGTGTCCCTGCTGCCCGGCGGCGAATTCGACTCCCTGGAAGTGGCCGTTGATCCCAACGTCTACAAGAACGGCCTGGCCGTCTCCATCCCCGGCGCGGGCGGGCTGTCCGGCCTGGACACCGCCGCTGCGCTCGGCGCGGTGGGCGGCAACCCGTCCCTGCGCCTGGAGGTGCTCCAGACCGTCACCGACGAGCACGTCAAGACGGCCCGGAAGGCCCTGGCCGACAACAAGGTGACCGTGTCCCTGATCCGCGACCACCACGGGCTGCTCATCCGCTCCAAGGCGGTCCGGGGCGATGACGTGGCCGAGTCCGTCATCGAGGGGCTGCACGACAACATCGTGTCCCTGACCCTGAACGGCAAGCCCGTGGAAAGCCCGCTCGTCCGCGTCCGGGAGGCGGGCGCGCCCTCCCCGGTGGCGGCCATGGAGGCGTGGCTCAAGACCCTGAGCCTGAACGAACTCATGGCCATGACCGGCGAGCTGGACGACGATGATTTCGCCTTCCTCCAGGAAGGGGTCAACGTGAACATGCGCCTGGCCGAACAGGGCCTCAAGTACGGCCTGGGGCTGGGCGTGGGCAAGACCCTGGAACGGCTCTGCCGCCAGGGACTGATCAAGAAGGACATGATGCTGGCCGCCCGCATCCTGGCCTCGGCAGCCGCCGACGCGCGCATGTCCGGCGCGTCCCTGCCCGCCATGAGCTCCGCCGGGTCCGGCAACCACGGGCTGACCGCCATCCTGCCCATCTGGGCGGTGAAGGACTACGTGGAGGGCGTGGAGACCAGGGACGTGCTCGAAGCCGTGGCCCTGTCCCACATCGTGACCGCCTACGTGAAGGCGCACACCGGACGGCTGTCCGCCATCTGCGGCTGTTCCGTGGCCGCGGGCGCGGGTGCCACCGCGGGCATCACCTACCTGCTCGGCGGCGACGCCAAGCACATTGCCGGGGCCATCAAGAACCTCCTTGAGGACCTGGCCGGGATCATCTGCGACGGTGCCAAGACCGGCTGCGCGCTGAAGCTCGCCACGGCGGCGGGGACGGCGGTGCAGGCGGCGCTCTTCTCCCTGCAGGGGGTCAACGTGCACCACACCGACGGGATTATCGGGTTGTCGTCCGAGGACACCATGCGGAATGTGGGGACGTTGGCGGTGGATGGGATGATCCAGACGGATCAGACGATTTTGCAGATCATGCTGGAGAAGCGGTTCTCGGACGTTTAG
- a CDS encoding ribonuclease J, producing MADSSLTLFPLGGLGEIGMNCMLYKTERSMVMVDCGLMFPEDYHFGVDVVIPCFDYPIRNKAQLNGIVLTHGHEDHIGALPWLLQNVDVPVYGSEFTLGLVENKLREHGLDRWADLRPVRPYDRVLLGDFRFNFFPVCHSIIEGFGLGIETPVGRVVHTGDFKIDRNPLGGHATDLAAFRKFSDEGVRLMLSDSTNIGREGFALTEREIKVSLREIFNTAKGRILVSLFSSHIQRIQEIFDLADAEGRKVAVSGKSLHRNIELARDLGHLKVPKGTFIELDELDRFGDSELVLLVTGSQGEPLAALSRIAMGEHRQLAVRPDDLFILSSRFIPGNVKAINRVINNLYRLGAEVLYEKMHGIHASGHAHAGELTLMLQTVRPEYFIPVHGEYRHLVKHRRLAVDCGVEEDKALLVENGQPVAFHPDGSIQFLSRIAADKILVDGKGVGDVGQSVLKERQLLAGEGMVIVVLVVDEASGEISMGPDIMSKGFVFEQQYMHLLDDAKCIVLDVHENIAPGDTAKLKERIRSALRRFFRKVLGRDPVVVPLVISI from the coding sequence ATGGCCGATTCCTCCCTCACCCTCTTCCCGCTCGGCGGCCTCGGCGAGATCGGCATGAACTGCATGCTGTACAAGACCGAGCGGTCCATGGTCATGGTGGATTGCGGCCTCATGTTCCCGGAGGACTACCACTTCGGCGTGGACGTGGTCATTCCCTGCTTCGACTATCCCATCCGCAACAAGGCCCAGCTCAACGGCATCGTGCTCACCCACGGCCACGAGGACCACATCGGCGCGCTGCCCTGGCTGCTCCAGAACGTGGACGTGCCGGTCTACGGTTCGGAATTCACCCTGGGGCTGGTGGAGAACAAGCTGCGCGAGCACGGCCTGGACCGCTGGGCCGACCTGCGGCCGGTCCGGCCCTACGACCGCGTGCTGCTGGGCGATTTCCGCTTCAATTTCTTCCCGGTCTGCCACTCCATCATCGAGGGGTTCGGCCTGGGCATCGAGACCCCGGTGGGCAGGGTGGTGCACACCGGCGACTTCAAGATCGACCGCAACCCGCTGGGCGGCCACGCCACGGACCTGGCCGCGTTCCGCAAGTTTTCGGACGAGGGCGTGCGGCTGATGCTCTCGGACTCGACCAACATCGGTCGCGAGGGGTTCGCCCTGACCGAGCGCGAGATCAAGGTCTCCCTGCGCGAGATCTTCAACACCGCCAAGGGGCGCATCCTCGTCTCCCTCTTCTCCAGCCACATCCAGCGCATCCAGGAGATTTTCGACCTGGCCGACGCCGAGGGGCGCAAGGTGGCCGTGTCCGGCAAGTCCCTGCACCGCAACATCGAGCTGGCCCGCGACCTGGGCCACCTCAAGGTCCCCAAGGGCACGTTCATCGAACTGGACGAGCTGGACCGCTTCGGCGATTCCGAGCTGGTCCTGCTGGTGACCGGCTCCCAGGGCGAGCCGCTGGCGGCCCTGTCGCGCATCGCCATGGGCGAGCACCGGCAGCTGGCCGTGCGGCCCGACGACCTGTTCATCCTGTCCTCGCGGTTCATCCCCGGCAACGTCAAGGCCATCAACCGGGTCATCAACAACCTGTACCGTCTCGGGGCCGAGGTCCTGTACGAGAAGATGCACGGCATCCACGCCTCGGGCCACGCCCACGCGGGCGAGCTGACCCTGATGCTCCAGACCGTGCGGCCCGAATATTTCATCCCGGTTCACGGCGAATACCGCCACCTGGTCAAGCACCGGCGGCTGGCCGTGGACTGCGGCGTGGAGGAGGACAAGGCCCTGCTGGTGGAGAACGGCCAGCCCGTCGCCTTCCATCCCGACGGTTCCATCCAGTTCCTGTCGCGCATCGCCGCGGACAAGATCCTGGTGGACGGCAAGGGCGTGGGCGACGTGGGCCAAAGCGTGCTCAAGGAGCGCCAGCTCCTGGCGGGCGAGGGCATGGTCATCGTGGTCCTGGTGGTGGACGAGGCGTCCGGCGAAATCTCCATGGGGCCGGACATCATGAGCAAGGGGTTCGTGTTCGAGCAGCAGTACATGCACCTCCTGGACGACGCCAAATGCATCGTTCTCGACGTGCACGAGAACATCGCGCCCGGCGACACCGCCAAGCTCAAGGAGCGCATCCGGTCGGCCCTGCGCCGCTTCTTCCGCAAGGTGCTGGGGCGCGACCCGGTGGTGGTCCCGCTGGTCATTTCCATATAG
- a CDS encoding lysophospholipid acyltransferase family protein — MFRRLFFTILLVPVTIWYSLKMLKVDRETSTPEEYDYWGLAWGAAAVKLSGVTIDADMGEVDPKGHYVFIGNHQSNLDIPVLFKVLKGNRIRFVAKKSLFEIPIYGKALAHAGHICVDRENRRAAMQSLNDAVEVVKGGISPVIFPEGTRNTNLSELMDFKIGAMILALKAGLPVVPFVMTNTGRIMGKGDFFIDNRPVVRFKALPVIDPARYTLKEREQFKEDLHAMMNKAYKELLAKG; from the coding sequence ATGTTTCGACGACTGTTTTTCACCATACTGCTCGTGCCGGTGACCATCTGGTACTCCCTGAAGATGCTCAAGGTGGACCGCGAGACGTCCACGCCCGAGGAATACGACTACTGGGGGCTGGCCTGGGGGGCCGCCGCCGTGAAGCTCTCCGGCGTGACCATCGACGCTGACATGGGCGAGGTGGACCCCAAGGGTCACTACGTGTTCATCGGCAACCACCAGTCCAACCTGGACATTCCCGTGCTGTTCAAGGTCCTCAAGGGCAACCGCATCCGGTTTGTGGCCAAGAAGTCCCTGTTCGAGATTCCGATCTACGGCAAGGCGCTGGCCCACGCGGGCCACATCTGCGTGGACCGCGAGAACCGCCGCGCCGCTATGCAGTCGCTGAACGACGCCGTGGAAGTGGTCAAGGGCGGCATCTCCCCGGTCATCTTTCCCGAGGGTACGCGCAACACGAACCTGAGCGAACTGATGGATTTCAAGATCGGGGCCATGATCCTGGCCCTCAAGGCCGGACTGCCCGTGGTCCCGTTCGTCATGACCAACACCGGGCGGATCATGGGCAAGGGCGACTTCTTCATCGACAACCGTCCCGTGGTTCGGTTCAAGGCGTTGCCGGTCATCGATCCGGCCCGCTACACGCTCAAGGAACGCGAGCAGTTCAAGGAAGACCTCCACGCCATGATGAACAAGGCGTACAAAGAGCTGCTGGCAAAGGGGTAG